One part of the Oncorhynchus clarkii lewisi isolate Uvic-CL-2024 chromosome 7, UVic_Ocla_1.0, whole genome shotgun sequence genome encodes these proteins:
- the LOC139414463 gene encoding LOW QUALITY PROTEIN: protein MANBAL (The sequence of the model RefSeq protein was modified relative to this genomic sequence to represent the inferred CDS: substituted 1 base at 1 genomic stop codon), whose product MSAELDLSPPEVPDPTLLESLLDNELFLGAIVQLLCILAVIIPTSNWYEQVQXTTEPNDFQLKPADLNKKSKGPVPEICQKRKNESKKKR is encoded by the exons ATGTCTGCAGAACTAGACCTTTCACCTCCAGAGGTACCTGACCCCACCTTGCTCGAGAGCCTCCTGGACAATGAACTCTTTCTGGGAGCTATTGTCCAACTCCTCTGCATCTTGGCTGTCATAATACCCACCTCCAACTGGtatgaacaggtacagtagacg ACGGAGCCAAATGACTTTCAATTGAAGCCTGCTGACCTGAATAAGAAGTCCAAAGGACCTGTGCCCGAGATTTGTCAGAAACGAAAGAATGAGAGCAAGAAGAAGAGatag